The Chionomys nivalis chromosome Y, mChiNiv1.1, whole genome shotgun sequence genome includes a window with the following:
- the LOC130868821 gene encoding zinc finger Y-chromosomal protein 2-like isoform X2, producing MDEDEFELTTQEENSFYDGIGDDTIHMDGDQYILEVQETVFLSNSDVTVQNFIPDEPDSIIIQDGIENFVIEDVCYSPILEETDICDNIIIPEQVLDLDITEELSLAQFPVPDILGSSITSTSLTMPEHVLMSEALHMSDVEHIEHVIHDSIEEADVISGPLTADISEILVADCASEAVLDSNGIPLEQQDNIQVNCEYYFIIFLDDTDKTDPEDSTEVSIHAEPETDPCTLDDTCPEVIKVYILKADPREDDLGQTRDISESETKNDDGNELHDQNSSIHVPKDKMVHMTVNDPQQEDKDMEVIVGDDDTGGTAASTTVHEQQQMDDSDMKSAFLPSAWTAAYGNNSDEAENQNVTASAVLHLDESRDLDTLPKRKPKKQRRPESRHYPPAIIVGPDGQPLAVYPCVFCGKKFKSKSFLKSHVKNHPEHLANKKYHCTDCDYSTKKKISFHNHMESHKLASKTGKDTECDESGNHLSHAGALCSHQTMHGEKEASKTYKCKFCEYKTYEQPLLNRHLLAVHTKKFPHVCVECGKGFRHPSELRKHIRIHTGEKPYGCQYCEYRSADSSNLKTHIKTKHSKEIPLKCDTCVLTFSDTKEAQQHALMHQESKTYQCLHCSHKSSNSSDLKRHIISVHTKDYPHKCELCSKGFHRPSELRKHAATHKSKKMHQCRHCDFKGPDPFVLSHHILSVHTVNVPFKCKRCKRGFQQQCELQNHMKTHSGRKVYQCEYCEYSTTDASGFKRHVISIHTKDYPHCCEYCKKGFRRPSEKNQHILRHHKEVNLP from the exons ATGGATGAAGATGAGTTTGAATTGACCACACAAGAAGAAAACTCATTTTATGATGGaatag gagaTGATACAATACACATGGATGGTGATCAGTATATTTTGGAAGTACAAGAAACTGTTTTTTTATCCAATTCAGATGTAACTGTTCAAAATTTTATACCTGATGAGCCAGACTCAATTATAATCCAAGATGGTATTGAAAACTTTGTTATTGAAGATGTTTGTTATTCACCTATTTTAGAGGAAACAGATATATGTGATAACATTATCATTCCTGAGCAAGTGCTTGATTTAGATATAACTGAAGAATTGTCTTTAGCACAGTTCCCAGTTCCAGACATTTTAGGTTCTAGTATTACATCAACCTCATTGACTATGCCTGAACATGTGTTGATGAGTGAAGCTTTGCACATGTCTGACGTGGAACATATTGAGCATGTGATTCATGATAGCATAGAGGAAGCAGACGTCATCAGTGGTCCTCTGACAGCTGACATTTCAGAAATATTAGTAGCAGATTGTGCTTCTGAAGCAGTCTTAGATTCCAATGGTATACCTTTGGAGCAGCAAGATAACATCCAAGTCAACTGTGAgtactattttataatttttt TGGATGACACTGACAAAACAGATCCTGAAGATTCAACTGAAGTTAGCATTCATGCAGAGCCAGAAACTGATCCTTGTACATTGGATGACACATGTCCTGAAGTTATCAAGGTGTACATTTTAAAAGCTGACCCCAGAGAAGATGACCTAG GACAAACTAGAGACATATCAGAGAGTGAGACTAAAAATGACGATGGAAATGAACTACATGATCAGAACAGTAGTATTCATGTTCCCAAAGACAAAATGGTTCATATGACTGTCAATGACCCTCAGCAGGAAGATAAAG ATATGGAAGTGATTGTCGGAGATGATGACACTGGTGGCACAGCAGCATCTACTACTGTGCATGAACAACAACAGATGGATGATAGTGATATGAAGTCGGCTTTCTTGCCTAGTGCATGGACAGCAGCCTATG GTAATAATTCTGATGAAGCTGAAAACCAGAATGTCACTGCAAGTGCTGTCTTGCACCTAGATGAGTCACGTGACCTTGACACACTGCCTAAACgaaaaccaaagaaacagagaagacctGAATCCAGGCACTATCCACctg CAATAATTGTTGGTCCTGATGGACAACCCTTAGCTGTCTACCCTTGCGTGTTTTGTGGAaagaaatttaagtcaaaaagtTTCTTGAAAAGTCATGTGAAAAACCATCCTGAACACCTTGCTAATAAAAAATACCACTGTACTGACTGTGATTACAGTACCAAGAAGAAGATAAGTTTTCATAATCACATGGAGAGCCACAAGCTGGCCAGTAAGACAGGAAAGGACACAGAATGTGATGAGTCTGGGAACCATTTGTCTCATGCTGGGGCTTTGTGTTCTCATCAAACAATGCATGGAGAAAAAGAAGCCAGCAAAACGTACAAGTGTAAGTTCTGTGAATATAAAACATATGAACAGCCATTATTGAATCGCCACCTTTTGGCAGTCCACACCAAGAAATTTCCTCATGTTTGTGTAGAGTGTGGTAAAGGTTTTCGTCACCCATCAGAGCTCAGAAAGCACATacgaattcatactggagagaaaccttatggaTGCCAGTATTGTGAGTACAGGTCTGCAGACTCTTCTAACctgaaaacacatataaaaaCTAAGCACAGTAAAGAGATACCATTGAAGTGTGACACCTGTGTCCTGACTTTCTCAGATACCAAAGAGGCACAACAACATGCTCTAATGCACCAAGAAAGCAAAACGTACCAGTGTTTGCATTGTAGCCATAAGAGTTCAAACTCAAGTGATTTGAAGCGACACATAATTTCAGTTCACACAAAAGACTACCCTCATAAGTGTGAGTTGTGCAGCAAAGGGTTTCATAGGCCTTCAGAACTCAGAAAGCATGCGGCTACccacaaaagtaaaaaaatgcaCCAATGTAGACACTGTGACTTTAAGGGTCCGGATCCATTTGTGTTAAGTCACCATATtctctcagttcacacagtgaaTGTTCCATTTAAGTGTAAGAGATGTAAAAGGGGATTTCAACAACAGTGTGAGCTTCAAAATCATATGAAGACACACAGTGGCCGGAAAGTATATCAGTGTGAGTACTGTGAATATAGCACTACAGATGCCTCAGGCTTTAAGCGACATGTTATCTCCATTCATACCAAAGACTATCCTCACTGCTGTGAGTACTGCAAGAAAGGATTCCGGAGACCCTCAGAAAAGAATCAGCATATATTGCGACATCATAAGGAAGTTAACCTGCCCTAA
- the LOC130868821 gene encoding zinc finger Y-chromosomal protein-like isoform X3 gives MDEDEFELTTQEENSFYDGIGDDTIHMDGDQYILEVQETVFLSNSDVTVQNFIPDEPDSIIIQDGIENFVIEDVCYSPILEETDICDNIIIPEQVLDLDITEELSLAQFPVPDILGSSITSTSLTMPEHVLMSEALHMSDVEHIEHVIHDSIEEADVISGPLTADISEILVADCASEAVLDSNGIPLEQQDNIQVNCEYYFIIFLDDTDKTDPEDSTEVSIHAEPETDPCTLDDTCPEVIKVYILKADPREDDLGQTRDISESETKNDDGNELHDQNSSIHVPKDKMVHMTVNDPQQEDKDYSNNSDEAENQNVTASAVLHLDESRDLDTLPKRKPKKQRRPESRHYPPAIIVGPDGQPLAVYPCVFCGKKFKSKSFLKSHVKNHPEHLANKKYHCTDCDYSTKKKISFHNHMESHKLASKTGKDTECDESGNHLSHAGALCSHQTMHGEKEASKTYKCKFCEYKTYEQPLLNRHLLAVHTKKFPHVCVECGKGFRHPSELRKHIRIHTGEKPYGCQYCEYRSADSSNLKTHIKTKHSKEIPLKCDTCVLTFSDTKEAQQHALMHQESKTYQCLHCSHKSSNSSDLKRHIISVHTKDYPHKCELCSKGFHRPSELRKHAATHKSKKMHQCRHCDFKGPDPFVLSHHILSVHTVNVPFKCKRCKRGFQQQCELQNHMKTHSGRKVYQCEYCEYSTTDASGFKRHVISIHTKDYPHCCEYCKKGFRRPSEKNQHILRHHKEVNLP, from the exons ATGGATGAAGATGAGTTTGAATTGACCACACAAGAAGAAAACTCATTTTATGATGGaatag gagaTGATACAATACACATGGATGGTGATCAGTATATTTTGGAAGTACAAGAAACTGTTTTTTTATCCAATTCAGATGTAACTGTTCAAAATTTTATACCTGATGAGCCAGACTCAATTATAATCCAAGATGGTATTGAAAACTTTGTTATTGAAGATGTTTGTTATTCACCTATTTTAGAGGAAACAGATATATGTGATAACATTATCATTCCTGAGCAAGTGCTTGATTTAGATATAACTGAAGAATTGTCTTTAGCACAGTTCCCAGTTCCAGACATTTTAGGTTCTAGTATTACATCAACCTCATTGACTATGCCTGAACATGTGTTGATGAGTGAAGCTTTGCACATGTCTGACGTGGAACATATTGAGCATGTGATTCATGATAGCATAGAGGAAGCAGACGTCATCAGTGGTCCTCTGACAGCTGACATTTCAGAAATATTAGTAGCAGATTGTGCTTCTGAAGCAGTCTTAGATTCCAATGGTATACCTTTGGAGCAGCAAGATAACATCCAAGTCAACTGTGAgtactattttataatttttt TGGATGACACTGACAAAACAGATCCTGAAGATTCAACTGAAGTTAGCATTCATGCAGAGCCAGAAACTGATCCTTGTACATTGGATGACACATGTCCTGAAGTTATCAAGGTGTACATTTTAAAAGCTGACCCCAGAGAAGATGACCTAG GACAAACTAGAGACATATCAGAGAGTGAGACTAAAAATGACGATGGAAATGAACTACATGATCAGAACAGTAGTATTCATGTTCCCAAAGACAAAATGGTTCATATGACTGTCAATGACCCTCAGCAGGAAGATAAAGATTATA GTAATAATTCTGATGAAGCTGAAAACCAGAATGTCACTGCAAGTGCTGTCTTGCACCTAGATGAGTCACGTGACCTTGACACACTGCCTAAACgaaaaccaaagaaacagagaagacctGAATCCAGGCACTATCCACctg CAATAATTGTTGGTCCTGATGGACAACCCTTAGCTGTCTACCCTTGCGTGTTTTGTGGAaagaaatttaagtcaaaaagtTTCTTGAAAAGTCATGTGAAAAACCATCCTGAACACCTTGCTAATAAAAAATACCACTGTACTGACTGTGATTACAGTACCAAGAAGAAGATAAGTTTTCATAATCACATGGAGAGCCACAAGCTGGCCAGTAAGACAGGAAAGGACACAGAATGTGATGAGTCTGGGAACCATTTGTCTCATGCTGGGGCTTTGTGTTCTCATCAAACAATGCATGGAGAAAAAGAAGCCAGCAAAACGTACAAGTGTAAGTTCTGTGAATATAAAACATATGAACAGCCATTATTGAATCGCCACCTTTTGGCAGTCCACACCAAGAAATTTCCTCATGTTTGTGTAGAGTGTGGTAAAGGTTTTCGTCACCCATCAGAGCTCAGAAAGCACATacgaattcatactggagagaaaccttatggaTGCCAGTATTGTGAGTACAGGTCTGCAGACTCTTCTAACctgaaaacacatataaaaaCTAAGCACAGTAAAGAGATACCATTGAAGTGTGACACCTGTGTCCTGACTTTCTCAGATACCAAAGAGGCACAACAACATGCTCTAATGCACCAAGAAAGCAAAACGTACCAGTGTTTGCATTGTAGCCATAAGAGTTCAAACTCAAGTGATTTGAAGCGACACATAATTTCAGTTCACACAAAAGACTACCCTCATAAGTGTGAGTTGTGCAGCAAAGGGTTTCATAGGCCTTCAGAACTCAGAAAGCATGCGGCTACccacaaaagtaaaaaaatgcaCCAATGTAGACACTGTGACTTTAAGGGTCCGGATCCATTTGTGTTAAGTCACCATATtctctcagttcacacagtgaaTGTTCCATTTAAGTGTAAGAGATGTAAAAGGGGATTTCAACAACAGTGTGAGCTTCAAAATCATATGAAGACACACAGTGGCCGGAAAGTATATCAGTGTGAGTACTGTGAATATAGCACTACAGATGCCTCAGGCTTTAAGCGACATGTTATCTCCATTCATACCAAAGACTATCCTCACTGCTGTGAGTACTGCAAGAAAGGATTCCGGAGACCCTCAGAAAAGAATCAGCATATATTGCGACATCATAAGGAAGTTAACCTGCCCTAA
- the LOC130868821 gene encoding zinc finger Y-chromosomal protein 2-like isoform X1, protein MDEDEFELTTQEENSFYDGIGDDTIHMDGDQYILEVQETVFLSNSDVTVQNFIPDEPDSIIIQDGIENFVIEDVCYSPILEETDICDNIIIPEQVLDLDITEELSLAQFPVPDILGSSITSTSLTMPEHVLMSEALHMSDVEHIEHVIHDSIEEADVISGPLTADISEILVADCASEAVLDSNGIPLEQQDNIQVNCEYYFIIFLDDTDKTDPEDSTEVSIHAEPETDPCTLDDTCPEVIKVYILKADPREDDLGQTRDISESETKNDDGNELHDQNSSIHVPKDKMVHMTVNDPQQEDKDYNVAEITNEVYMEVIVGDDDTGGTAASTTVHEQQQMDDSDMKSAFLPSAWTAAYGNNSDEAENQNVTASAVLHLDESRDLDTLPKRKPKKQRRPESRHYPPAIIVGPDGQPLAVYPCVFCGKKFKSKSFLKSHVKNHPEHLANKKYHCTDCDYSTKKKISFHNHMESHKLASKTGKDTECDESGNHLSHAGALCSHQTMHGEKEASKTYKCKFCEYKTYEQPLLNRHLLAVHTKKFPHVCVECGKGFRHPSELRKHIRIHTGEKPYGCQYCEYRSADSSNLKTHIKTKHSKEIPLKCDTCVLTFSDTKEAQQHALMHQESKTYQCLHCSHKSSNSSDLKRHIISVHTKDYPHKCELCSKGFHRPSELRKHAATHKSKKMHQCRHCDFKGPDPFVLSHHILSVHTVNVPFKCKRCKRGFQQQCELQNHMKTHSGRKVYQCEYCEYSTTDASGFKRHVISIHTKDYPHCCEYCKKGFRRPSEKNQHILRHHKEVNLP, encoded by the exons ATGGATGAAGATGAGTTTGAATTGACCACACAAGAAGAAAACTCATTTTATGATGGaatag gagaTGATACAATACACATGGATGGTGATCAGTATATTTTGGAAGTACAAGAAACTGTTTTTTTATCCAATTCAGATGTAACTGTTCAAAATTTTATACCTGATGAGCCAGACTCAATTATAATCCAAGATGGTATTGAAAACTTTGTTATTGAAGATGTTTGTTATTCACCTATTTTAGAGGAAACAGATATATGTGATAACATTATCATTCCTGAGCAAGTGCTTGATTTAGATATAACTGAAGAATTGTCTTTAGCACAGTTCCCAGTTCCAGACATTTTAGGTTCTAGTATTACATCAACCTCATTGACTATGCCTGAACATGTGTTGATGAGTGAAGCTTTGCACATGTCTGACGTGGAACATATTGAGCATGTGATTCATGATAGCATAGAGGAAGCAGACGTCATCAGTGGTCCTCTGACAGCTGACATTTCAGAAATATTAGTAGCAGATTGTGCTTCTGAAGCAGTCTTAGATTCCAATGGTATACCTTTGGAGCAGCAAGATAACATCCAAGTCAACTGTGAgtactattttataatttttt TGGATGACACTGACAAAACAGATCCTGAAGATTCAACTGAAGTTAGCATTCATGCAGAGCCAGAAACTGATCCTTGTACATTGGATGACACATGTCCTGAAGTTATCAAGGTGTACATTTTAAAAGCTGACCCCAGAGAAGATGACCTAG GACAAACTAGAGACATATCAGAGAGTGAGACTAAAAATGACGATGGAAATGAACTACATGATCAGAACAGTAGTATTCATGTTCCCAAAGACAAAATGGTTCATATGACTGTCAATGACCCTCAGCAGGAAGATAAAGATTATA ATGTTGCTGAAATAACAAATGAGGTTTATATGGAAGTGATTGTCGGAGATGATGACACTGGTGGCACAGCAGCATCTACTACTGTGCATGAACAACAACAGATGGATGATAGTGATATGAAGTCGGCTTTCTTGCCTAGTGCATGGACAGCAGCCTATG GTAATAATTCTGATGAAGCTGAAAACCAGAATGTCACTGCAAGTGCTGTCTTGCACCTAGATGAGTCACGTGACCTTGACACACTGCCTAAACgaaaaccaaagaaacagagaagacctGAATCCAGGCACTATCCACctg CAATAATTGTTGGTCCTGATGGACAACCCTTAGCTGTCTACCCTTGCGTGTTTTGTGGAaagaaatttaagtcaaaaagtTTCTTGAAAAGTCATGTGAAAAACCATCCTGAACACCTTGCTAATAAAAAATACCACTGTACTGACTGTGATTACAGTACCAAGAAGAAGATAAGTTTTCATAATCACATGGAGAGCCACAAGCTGGCCAGTAAGACAGGAAAGGACACAGAATGTGATGAGTCTGGGAACCATTTGTCTCATGCTGGGGCTTTGTGTTCTCATCAAACAATGCATGGAGAAAAAGAAGCCAGCAAAACGTACAAGTGTAAGTTCTGTGAATATAAAACATATGAACAGCCATTATTGAATCGCCACCTTTTGGCAGTCCACACCAAGAAATTTCCTCATGTTTGTGTAGAGTGTGGTAAAGGTTTTCGTCACCCATCAGAGCTCAGAAAGCACATacgaattcatactggagagaaaccttatggaTGCCAGTATTGTGAGTACAGGTCTGCAGACTCTTCTAACctgaaaacacatataaaaaCTAAGCACAGTAAAGAGATACCATTGAAGTGTGACACCTGTGTCCTGACTTTCTCAGATACCAAAGAGGCACAACAACATGCTCTAATGCACCAAGAAAGCAAAACGTACCAGTGTTTGCATTGTAGCCATAAGAGTTCAAACTCAAGTGATTTGAAGCGACACATAATTTCAGTTCACACAAAAGACTACCCTCATAAGTGTGAGTTGTGCAGCAAAGGGTTTCATAGGCCTTCAGAACTCAGAAAGCATGCGGCTACccacaaaagtaaaaaaatgcaCCAATGTAGACACTGTGACTTTAAGGGTCCGGATCCATTTGTGTTAAGTCACCATATtctctcagttcacacagtgaaTGTTCCATTTAAGTGTAAGAGATGTAAAAGGGGATTTCAACAACAGTGTGAGCTTCAAAATCATATGAAGACACACAGTGGCCGGAAAGTATATCAGTGTGAGTACTGTGAATATAGCACTACAGATGCCTCAGGCTTTAAGCGACATGTTATCTCCATTCATACCAAAGACTATCCTCACTGCTGTGAGTACTGCAAGAAAGGATTCCGGAGACCCTCAGAAAAGAATCAGCATATATTGCGACATCATAAGGAAGTTAACCTGCCCTAA